From the Phoenix dactylifera cultivar Barhee BC4 chromosome 10, palm_55x_up_171113_PBpolish2nd_filt_p, whole genome shotgun sequence genome, one window contains:
- the LOC103699475 gene encoding probable indole-3-pyruvate monooxygenase YUCCA10: MKKEVLIVGAGPSGLATAACLNMFSIPNIILEKEDCSASLWRKRAYDRLKLHLAKQFCELPHMPYPSTFPTFIPKDQFIQYLDNYQARFKPNIVYCTVVDSANYDKYKGTWSIMACDKVTGEVKEYTAKFLVVATGENDEGMIPDIPGLKTFSGEVVHSSFYKSGAAYTGKNVLVVGSGNSGMEIAYDLSNFGAKTAITIQSPFHVMTKELIYMGMVLVKYLNVRLVDTLLLMLSNLKYGDLSKYGITRPKLGPLSLKIATGRSSVIDVGTVAKIKSGEIQVVKGLSSIQGNEVLFTDDKSYQFDAIVFATGYQSKVKSWLKDDFGLLGQDGFPVAKFPNHWKGENGLYFAGFARSGLAGISMDAENIADDIKMAHDCCESA, from the exons ATGAAGAAGGAGGTGCTGATCGTGGGAGCTGGTCCATCAGGCCTTGCCACTGCTGCATGTCTAAACATGTTCTCCATTCCAAACATCATACTAGAGAAAGAGGATTGCAGTGCTTCTCTTTGGAGAAAGAGGGCATATGATCGTCTGAAGCTTCACCTTGCCAAGCAATTTTGTGAGCTGCCGCACATGCCTTACCCTAGCACGTTCCCAACCTTCATACCCAAGGATCAATTCATCCAGTACCTAGATAACTATCAAGCACGTTTCAAGCCGAATATTGTATATTGCACTGTTGTTGATTCTGCTAATTATGACAAATACAAAGGAACATGGAGCATAATGGCTTGTGACAAGGTCACAGGGGAGGTCAAAGAGTACACGGCAAAGTTCCTGGTCGTGGCCACCGGAGAGAATGATGAAGGGATGATACCGGATATCCCGGGTTTGAAGACCTTCTCTGGGGAGGTCGTCCACTCTTCTTTTTACAAGTCGGGGGCTGCTTACACTGGCAAGAATGTTCTAGTTGTTGGAAGCGGTAACTCAGGCATGGAGATTGCTTATGATCTCTCAAACTTTGGAGCAAAAACCGCCATCACCATCCAAAGCCCG TTCCATGTGATGACCAAGGAGTTGATATACATGGGGATGGTTTTAGTAAAATACCTCAATGTTCGTTTGGTGGACACCTTACTTCTTATGCTTAGCAATCTTAAATATGGAGATTTGTCTAAATATGGGATTACAAGGCCAAAACTAGGCCCTCTCTCTCTTAAGATTGCGACCGGTAGATCATCAGTTATTGATGTTGGTACTGTAGCAAAGATCAAAAGTGGTGAGATTCAG GTTGTCAAAGGGCTATCAAGCATACAAGGCAATGAGGTACTTTTTACCGATGACAAGTCATATCAGTTCGATGCAATAGTTTTTGCAACCGGCTATCAAAGCAAAGTAAAAAGTTGGTTAAAG GATGATTTTGGTCTCCTTGGCCAAGATGGGTTTCCTGTAGCAAAATTTCCAAACCATTGGAAAGGAGAAAATGGGCTATACTTTGCAGGGTTTGCCAGAAGCGGATTGGCCGGAATCTCCATGGATGCAGAAAACATTGCCGATGATATAAAGATGGCTCATGATTGCTGTGAATCAGCTTAG
- the LOC103699168 gene encoding SAL1 phosphatase-like has translation MVIWRGLHWKAVLLILTVQRALVHSDVQSKSDKSPGTVADYGSQALVSLVLKMELPSESFSLVAEEDSGDLCMDGAQETLRRITKLVNNTLLMVDIILLCLRKMCLLPLIVANLKGSLLANIGFWAL, from the exons ATGGTGATTTGGAGAGGTTTGCACTGGAAAGCGGTTCTTTTGATTCTG ACGGTACAACGGGCACTTGTGCATTCAGATGTCCAATCAAAATCTGATAAGAGTCCTGGTACAGTAGCAGATTATG GTTCACAAGCATTAGTCAGCCTTGTTTTGAAGATGGAACTTCCATCTGAATCCTTTTCTTTAGTGGCTGAGGAG GATTCCGGTGACCTATGTATGGACGGTGCTCAAGAAACACTAAGACGCATCACTAAGCTTGTTAACAACACTCTACTGATGGTAGATATAATATTACTTTGTCTGAGGAAGATGTGCTTGCTGCCATTGATAGTGGCCAATCTGAAGGGGTCCCTATTGGCCAACATTGGGTTTTGGGCCCTATAA
- the LOC120112138 gene encoding probable indole-3-pyruvate monooxygenase YUCCA10, with amino-acid sequence MKKEVLIVGAGPSGLATAACLNMFSIPNIILEKEDCSASLWRKRAYDRLKLHLAKQFCELPHMPYPSTFPTFIPKDQFIQYLDNYQARFKPNIVYCTVVDSANYDKYKGTWSIMACDKVTGEVKEYTAKFLVVATGENDEGMIPDISGLKTFSGEVVHSSFYKSGAAYTGKNVLVVGSGNSGMEIAYDLSNFGAKTAITIQSPVTRFTLKHALH; translated from the coding sequence ATGAAGAAGGAGGTGCTGATCGTGGGAGCTGGTCCATCAGGCCTTGCCACTGCTGCATGTCTAAACATGTTCTCCATTCCAAACATCATACTAGAGAAAGAGGATTGCAGTGCTTCTCTTTGGAGAAAGAGGGCATATGATCGTCTGAAGCTTCACCTTGCCAAGCAATTTTGTGAGCTGCCGCACATGCCTTACCCTAGCACGTTCCCAACCTTCATACCCAAGGATCAATTCATCCAGTACCTAGATAACTATCAAGCACGTTTCAAGCCGAATATTGTTTATTGCACTGTTGTTGATTCTGCTAATTATGACAAATACAAAGGAACATGGAGCATAATGGCTTGTGACAAGGTCACAGGGGAGGTCAAAGAGTACACGGCAAAGTTCCTGGTCGTGGCCACCGGAGAGAATGATGAAGGGATGATACCGGATATCTCGGGTTTGAAGACCTTCTCTGGGGAGGTCGTCCACTCTTCTTTTTACAAGTCGGGGGCTGCTTACACTGGCAAGAATGTTCTAGTTGTTGGAAGCGGTAACTCAGGCATGGAGATTGCTTATGATCTCTCAAACTTTGGAGCAAAAACCGCCATCACCATCCAAAGCCCGGTAACTAGATTTACCTTGAAACATGCTCTACATTAG
- the LOC120112221 gene encoding probable indole-3-pyruvate monooxygenase YUCCA10: protein MGMVLVKYLNVRLVDTLLLMLSNLKYGDLSKYGITRPKLGPLSLKIATGRSSVIDVGTVAKIKSGEIQVVKGLSSIQGNEVLFTDDKSYQFDAIVFATGYQSKVKSWLKDDFGLLGQDGFPVAKFPNHWKGENGLYFAGFARSGLAGISMDAENIADDIKMAHDCCESA from the exons ATGGGGATGGTTTTAGTAAAATACCTCAATGTTCGTTTGGTGGACACCTTACTTCTTATGCTTAGCAATCTTAAATACGGAGATTTGTCTAAATATGGGATTACAAGGCCAAAACTAGGCCCTCTCTCTCTTAAGATTGCGACCGGTAGATCATCAGTTATTGATGTTGGTACTGTAGCAAAGATCAAAAGTGGTGAGATTCAG GTTGTCAAAGGGCTATCAAGCATACAAGGCAATGAGGTACTTTTTACCGATGACAAGTCATATCAGTTCGATGCAATAGTTTTTGCAACCGGCTATCAAAGCAAAGTAAAAAGTTGGTTAAAG GATGATTTTGGTCTCCTTGGCCAAGATGGGTTTCCTGTAGCAAAATTTCCAAACCATTGGAAAGGAGAAAATGGGCTATACTTTGCAGGGTTTGCCAGAAGCGGATTGGCCGGAATCTCCATGGATGCAGAAAACATTGCCGATGATATAAAGATGGCTCATGATTGCTGTGAATCAGCTTAG
- the LOC113461300 gene encoding succinate dehydrogenase [ubiquinone] flavoprotein subunit, mitochondrial-like, which yields MWNSHHNILFQLWNILGEKQKPLEKYAGERTIAWLDKVRNSNDSLSTSKIHLNMQRVMQNNAAVFRTQETLGEGCQLIDKAWESFHDVKICDRSLIWNSELI from the exons ATGTGGAATTCCCACCATAATATACTGTTTCAATTATGGAACATTTTAGGAGAGAAACAGAAACCTCTTGAAAAATATGCTGGAGAAAGGACCATTGCCTGGCTTGATAAAGTAAGAAACTCAAATGATTCACTGTCAACTTCAAAAATTCATCTCAACATGCAACGGGTAATGCAAAACAATGCTGCTGTTTTTCGAACTCAAGAAACACTAGGAGAAG GTTGTCAGTTAATTGACAAAGCATGGGAGAGTTTTCATGATGTCAAAATTTGTGATCGGAGTTTGATATG GAATTCTGAATTAATATAA